One stretch of Arachis hypogaea cultivar Tifrunner chromosome 20, arahy.Tifrunner.gnm2.J5K5, whole genome shotgun sequence DNA includes these proteins:
- the LOC112782974 gene encoding ferredoxin--nitrite reductase, chloroplastic: MSSFSVRFLTPPPCSPSSLSCRPKTPTCLSATTPTAAPATSPPPPPSEVDASRLEPRVEQRDGYWVLKEEYRGGINPQEKVKLESDPMKLFMENGIEQLSKISLEEIESSKLTKDDIDIRLKWLGLFHRRKHQYGRFMMRLKLPNGITTSAQTRYLASVIKKYGKDGCADVTTRQNWQIRGVVLSDVPEILKGLAEVGLTSLQSGMDNVRNPVGNPLAGIDPREIVDTRPYTNFLSQFITNNFLGNPAVSNLPRKWNVCVVGSHELYEHPHINDLAYMPANKDGRFGFNLLVGGFFSAKRCAEAVPLDAWVSADDVIPLCKAVLEAFRDLGFRGNRQKTRMMWLIDELGIEVFRAEVEKRMPEKKLERASQEDLIDKQWERRDYLGVHPQKQEGLSYVGIHIPVGRIQAEEMNELARIADEYGTGELRLTVEQNIIIPNIQSSKLETLLKEPLLKERFSPEPSILMKTLVACTGNQFCGQAIIETKARALKVTDEVERHVSVSRPVRMHWTGCPNTCGQVQVADIGFMGCMTRDENGKAVEGVDIYLGGKIGSDSHLGEVYKKGVPCKDLVPIVVDIMVNKFGAVVRNREEGDE, from the exons ATGTCTTCCTTCTCTGTTCGCTTTCTCACCCCACCACCATGCTCCCCCTCCTCCCTCTCTTGCCGCCCGAAGACACCAACATGCCTCTCGGCCACCACTCCCACGGCGGCTCCGGCCACGTCTCCTCCTCCCCCTCCTTCGGAGGTGGACGCCTCCAGGTTGGAGCCTAGAGTGGAGCAAAGAGACGGTTACTGGGTTCTGAAAGAAGAGTACAGGGGAGGCATCAACCCTCAGGAGAAGGTGAAGCTTGAATCGGACCCAATGAAGCTTTTCATGGAGAATGGTATTGAACAACTTTCTAAGATATCTCTTGAGGAGATTGAGAGTTCTAAGCTTACCAAAGATGATATTGATATTAGGCTCAAATGGCTTGGACTTTTTCATAGGAGAAAGCATCAAT ATGGAAGGTTCATGATGAGGCTGAAGCTTCCAAACGGAATAACAACAAGCGCGCAGACGCGGTACTTAGCAAGCGTGATAAAGAAGTATGGAAAAGATGGTTGCGCCGACGTGACGACAAGGCAGAACTGGCAGATCAGAGGAGTGGTGCTGTCTGACGTGCCGGAAATCTTGAAAGGTCTGGCAGAGGTTGGGTTGACAAGTTTGCAGAGTGGGATGGACAATGTGAGGAACCCTGTTGGTAACCCTCTTGCTGGCATTGACCCTCGTGAGATTGTTGATACAAGACCTTACACCAACTTCTTGTCACAATTTATTACCAATAATTTTCTTGGCAACCCTGCTGTCTCTAACTT GCCAAGGAAGTGGAATGTGTGCGTGGTAGGGTCTCATGAACTGTATGAGCATCCACACATAAATGATTTGGCTTACATGCCTGCCAACAAGGATGGCCGTTTTGGATTCAACCTATTGGTTGGTGGTTTCTTCAGTGCTAAGAGATGCGCAGAGGCAGTTCCACTTGATGCATGGGTCTCAGCTGATGATGTTATCCCTCTTTGCAAGGCTGTTCTTGAGGCCTTTAGGGATCTTGGCTTCAGAGGCAACCGACAGAAAACTAGGATGATGTGGTTAATTGATGAACTC GGAATTGAAGTATTTAGGGCAGAAGTTGAGAAAAGAATGCCAGAGAAGAAGCTAGAAAGAGCATCACAAGAAGATCTAATTGACAAACAATGGGAAAGAAGAGATTACTTAGGAGTTCATCCACAGAAGCAAGAAGGCCTAAGCTACGTCGGAATCCACATTCCGGTTGGCAGAATTCAAGCCGAAGAAATGAACGAGCTAGCCCGTATAGCTGACGAGTATGGCACCGGAGAACTCCGCCTCACGGTGGAGCAAAACATAATAATCCCAAACATCCAAAGCTCAAAACTCGAAACCTTACTTAAGGAGCCTTTACTGAAGGAAAGGTTCTCTCCAGAACCTTCTATTCTCATGAAAACGTTAGTTGCATGCACCGGTAACCAGTTCTGTGGACAAGCCATAATCGAGACAAAAGCAAGGGCGTTGAAAGTAACTGACGAAGTTGAGAGACACGTGTCGGTTTCGAGGCCTGTGAGAATGCATTGGACTGGGTGTCCTAATACTTGTGGGCAGGTTCAGGTTGCTGATATTGGATTCATGGGGTGCATGACTAGGGATGAAAATGGTAAGGCCGTTGAAGGGGTTGATATCTACTTAGGAGGGAAGATTGGAAGTGATTCTCATTTGGGTGAGGTTTATAAGAAGGGTGTCCCTTGTAAGGACCTAGTCCCCATAGTTGTGGACATTATGGTAAATAAATTTGGGGCTGTCGTAAGAAACAGGGAGGAAGGGGATGAATAA